A single genomic interval of Bifidobacteriaceae bacterium harbors:
- the ribH gene encoding 6,7-dimethyl-8-ribityllumazine synthase yields MSGGGAPELAGSGFDPSGVPWLVAVVASQWHREVMDGLVAGAVRVLERSGAEFWVARVPGAFELPLAAKWALEGRGGRSALRAGSDEPLPQADAVVALGVVIRGGTPHFEYVCEAATSGLGRVALDTGKPVGFGVLTCDNEAEALARAGLPGSSEDKGAEAAQAVLAMLGLASRR; encoded by the coding sequence GTGAGCGGCGGCGGCGCGCCTGAGCTGGCGGGGAGCGGGTTCGACCCGTCGGGGGTGCCTTGGCTGGTCGCCGTGGTGGCGTCGCAGTGGCACCGGGAGGTAATGGACGGCCTGGTCGCGGGCGCCGTCCGCGTCTTGGAGCGGTCGGGGGCAGAGTTCTGGGTAGCGCGGGTGCCGGGAGCGTTCGAGTTGCCGCTGGCGGCCAAATGGGCGCTGGAGGGACGCGGGGGCCGGTCGGCCCTGCGGGCCGGCAGCGACGAGCCCCTCCCGCAGGCGGACGCCGTGGTCGCTCTGGGCGTGGTCATCCGGGGCGGCACCCCCCACTTCGAATACGTCTGCGAGGCGGCCACGTCGGGGTTGGGCAGGGTGGCCCTGGACACGGGCAAGCCGGTCGGCTTCGGGGTGTTGACCTGCGACAACGAGGCGGAGGCGCTGGCGCGGGCCGGACTGCCCGGCTCCAGCGAGGACAAGGGCGCGGAAGCGGCCCAGGCGGTCCTGGCCATGCTGGGCCTGGCCTCGAGGCGTTGA
- a CDS encoding phosphoribosyl-ATP diphosphatase — MKTFDQLYVELLGRAQAGPPDSGSARLLKAGVHAIGKKLIEEAGETWIAAEYESDEQVALEASQLLYYIQLMLVARGVPLEKVYEKL; from the coding sequence GTGAAGACGTTTGACCAGCTCTATGTCGAATTGTTGGGGAGGGCCCAGGCGGGGCCGCCGGACTCGGGCAGCGCCCGGCTGCTGAAGGCCGGGGTGCACGCGATCGGCAAGAAGCTGATCGAGGAGGCGGGCGAGACGTGGATCGCCGCCGAATACGAATCCGACGAACAGGTCGCCCTGGAGGCCTCCCAACTGCTCTATTACATCCAATTGATGCTGGTGGCGCGGGGCGTGCCGCTGGAGAAGGTCTACGAGAAACTCTGA
- the hisG gene encoding ATP phosphoribosyltransferase, with the protein MLRIAVPNKGSLSEAAIQMLRDCGYAQRREARELVLLDPAADVEFFYLRPRDIAVYVGSGTVDAGITGRDLLLDSGAAAIEHLRLGFGGSTFRFAARPGAASSVEALTGLRVATSYPVLVGDYLRERGVEAEVVRLDGAVESAIQLGVADAIADVVSTGTTLRAAGLAVFGEPLLESEAVLIRRRHGLSDNDGLARLTRRLQGVLVASQYVLMDYDVPIGAVERAVSITPGLESPTVSPLHNKGWAAVRAVVPAKSTNELMDRLYEVGARGILVTEIKAARI; encoded by the coding sequence ATGCTGAGAATCGCCGTTCCGAACAAGGGCTCGCTGAGCGAGGCCGCCATCCAGATGCTGCGCGACTGCGGCTACGCGCAGCGCCGCGAGGCCCGCGAACTGGTCTTGCTGGACCCGGCGGCGGACGTGGAGTTCTTCTATCTGCGGCCCCGCGACATAGCCGTCTACGTGGGCTCCGGCACCGTCGACGCGGGCATCACGGGACGCGACCTGCTGCTCGATTCGGGCGCGGCCGCGATTGAGCATCTGCGGCTGGGCTTTGGCGGCTCGACGTTCCGGTTCGCCGCCCGGCCGGGGGCGGCCTCCAGCGTCGAGGCGTTGACGGGGCTCAGGGTGGCGACCTCCTACCCGGTGTTGGTGGGGGATTACCTGCGCGAACGCGGAGTCGAGGCGGAGGTGGTGCGGCTCGACGGGGCGGTGGAGAGCGCCATCCAACTGGGAGTCGCGGACGCGATCGCCGACGTTGTGTCGACCGGCACCACCCTGCGGGCGGCGGGGCTGGCGGTGTTCGGCGAGCCGCTGCTCGAATCGGAGGCGGTCTTGATCCGGCGCCGCCACGGCCTGTCAGACAACGACGGGCTGGCCAGGCTCACGCGGCGCCTCCAAGGCGTGCTGGTGGCCTCGCAGTATGTGCTGATGGACTACGACGTGCCCATCGGCGCGGTGGAGCGGGCGGTCTCCATCACTCCGGGCCTGGAGAGCCCCACGGTTTCCCCGTTGCACAACAAGGGCTGGGCCGCGGTCCGGGCGGTTGTGCCCGCCAAGTCCACCAACGAGTTGATGGACCGCCTCTACGAGGTTGGCGCACGGGGCATCTTGGTGACGGAGATCAAGGCCGCCCGAATCTAG
- a CDS encoding nitroreductase family protein: MSSATPFQAKEHAQSKFLASLHFRRAIKGFDPERRLEPADFDFICEAGRLAPSSNGLEPWNIIVLAEPGLRAKFVERTGVSLEQAGKASHLVAITAKTAKGIDPSGDYLAHIGATVQGMSPELIAAWRDRLKNFLTNRIGVYGSADATFGWTARQAYLALENMLVAAAVIGVDSCPLEGLQYDQATAVLAEAGLIDPELDAFAVAAVFGYRSVDPKRPQARRPLEEVVTWA, translated from the coding sequence ATGTCTAGCGCCACACCTTTTCAAGCCAAAGAGCACGCCCAATCCAAGTTCCTCGCCTCGCTTCACTTCCGCCGGGCCATCAAGGGGTTCGACCCGGAGCGCCGCCTCGAACCGGCCGATTTCGACTTCATCTGCGAGGCCGGTCGCCTGGCCCCCTCCTCGAACGGACTGGAGCCCTGGAACATAATCGTCCTGGCCGAACCCGGATTGCGGGCCAAGTTCGTGGAACGCACCGGCGTGTCGTTAGAGCAGGCCGGGAAAGCCTCGCACCTGGTGGCCATCACGGCCAAGACCGCCAAGGGGATTGACCCGTCCGGCGACTACCTGGCCCACATCGGAGCCACCGTCCAGGGCATGTCGCCCGAGTTGATCGCGGCCTGGCGGGACCGCCTCAAGAACTTCCTGACCAACCGGATCGGGGTCTACGGCAGCGCGGACGCCACGTTCGGCTGGACGGCCCGCCAGGCCTACCTGGCGCTGGAGAACATGTTGGTCGCGGCGGCCGTGATCGGGGTGGACTCCTGCCCGCTGGAGGGGCTCCAATACGACCAGGCCACCGCCGTCCTGGCGGAGGCCGGACTGATCGACCCGGAACTGGACGCCTTCGCCGTCGCGGCGGTCTTCGGCTACCGCTCCGTCGACCCGAAGCGGCCCCAGGCCCGCCGGCCCCTGGAAGAGGTCGTCACCTGGGCGTGA
- the map gene encoding type I methionyl aminopeptidase, with protein sequence MPVTKGRVSPVRPVPKSIPRPEYVGKARPDSEPWPGSEVKDAQTIERVRRASRVAADALVEVGRHVRPGVTTDYLDGIGHQYLVERGAYPSTLGYRGFPKSLCTSLNEVICHGIPDSTVIADGDIVNVDVTAFLDGVHGDTNATFLAGDVDQESRLLVDRTREALMRGIKAVKPGREVNVIGRVIESYAKRFGYGVIRDYTGHGVAEAFHSGLIIPHYDAAPRFDDVIEVGMVFTIEPMLALGTYDWRLWDDDWTVVTADLKRSAQFEHTIVVTPTGAEILTLPSPSPPQG encoded by the coding sequence GTGCCAGTTACCAAAGGCCGCGTTTCGCCTGTGCGACCGGTCCCCAAGTCGATCCCCCGGCCAGAATACGTCGGCAAGGCCCGGCCCGACTCGGAGCCGTGGCCCGGCTCGGAGGTCAAAGACGCTCAGACCATTGAGCGTGTGCGGCGCGCCTCGCGCGTGGCCGCAGACGCCCTGGTCGAAGTCGGCCGACACGTCCGGCCGGGGGTGACCACGGACTACTTGGACGGCATCGGGCACCAATACCTGGTCGAACGCGGCGCCTACCCCTCGACGCTGGGGTACCGGGGCTTCCCCAAGTCGCTCTGCACCTCCCTCAACGAAGTCATCTGCCACGGCATACCCGACTCGACCGTGATAGCGGACGGGGACATCGTCAACGTCGACGTCACCGCCTTCCTCGACGGCGTGCACGGCGACACCAACGCCACCTTCCTGGCGGGCGACGTGGACCAGGAGTCGCGGCTGCTGGTGGACCGCACCCGCGAAGCCCTCATGCGCGGCATCAAGGCGGTCAAGCCGGGGCGGGAGGTCAACGTGATCGGCCGCGTGATCGAGTCCTACGCCAAACGGTTCGGCTACGGGGTCATCCGCGACTACACGGGGCACGGGGTGGCCGAGGCGTTCCACTCCGGGCTGATCATCCCGCATTACGACGCGGCGCCCCGGTTCGACGACGTGATCGAGGTCGGGATGGTCTTCACGATCGAGCCGATGCTCGCCCTGGGCACCTACGACTGGCGGTTGTGGGACGACGACTGGACGGTTGTAACGGCTGATCTGAAGCGATCCGCGCAGTTCGAGCACACCATCGTGGTGACGCCGACCGGCGCCGAGATCCTGACGCTGCCTTCGCCGAGTCCTCCCCAGGGATGA
- a CDS encoding NAD(P)-dependent alcohol dehydrogenase — protein sequence MSTMKAIRLVRPGAWPELREVRVPTPGPGQVLLKVTAAGLCHSDIAVMEHFAAALNYPLPMTLGHECAGTVVDAGDGVKHLVTLGEDVLVYGPWGCGRCRQCAEGYENYCYNATARRITPPGLGHDGGAAEYMLVDRARYLVPIKDLDPVKAVPLTDAALTPYHALQHSRAKLDANSYAVVFGVGGLGHTAIQLIKHLTPARVIALDVSEAHLELARQVGADYAVKSNEDAVELVRDLTHGQGAEVVFDFVGVQPSIDLGAKLTKVRGDWNIVGIGGGRATVGFGVVPYECNVFAPYWGTRGELYDVVALARRGVIDIHTEEYPLEQGVDVYKRLHEGKVIGRAVLKP from the coding sequence ATGTCCACAATGAAGGCGATTCGACTGGTCCGGCCCGGCGCATGGCCGGAGTTGCGCGAAGTCCGCGTCCCCACCCCCGGGCCCGGCCAGGTCCTGCTGAAGGTCACCGCCGCCGGCCTCTGCCATAGCGACATCGCCGTCATGGAGCACTTCGCCGCAGCGCTCAACTACCCGCTCCCCATGACGCTGGGCCACGAGTGCGCCGGCACGGTCGTGGACGCCGGCGACGGCGTCAAACACCTGGTCACATTGGGCGAGGACGTGCTGGTCTACGGCCCTTGGGGCTGCGGCCGCTGCCGCCAATGCGCGGAGGGCTATGAGAACTACTGCTACAACGCCACCGCCCGGCGCATCACCCCCCCGGGTCTGGGCCACGACGGCGGGGCCGCCGAATACATGCTGGTCGACCGGGCCCGCTACCTGGTTCCGATCAAAGACCTCGACCCGGTCAAGGCCGTGCCCCTGACCGACGCGGCCCTGACGCCGTATCACGCCCTCCAGCACTCCCGCGCCAAGCTCGACGCGAACTCCTACGCCGTGGTGTTCGGCGTGGGCGGCCTTGGCCACACCGCCATCCAGCTGATCAAGCATTTGACGCCCGCCCGCGTCATAGCGCTGGACGTGTCCGAGGCGCACTTGGAATTGGCCCGCCAGGTCGGCGCGGACTACGCGGTCAAGTCCAACGAGGACGCGGTCGAGTTGGTTCGCGACCTGACGCACGGTCAGGGCGCCGAGGTGGTGTTTGACTTCGTCGGCGTGCAGCCGTCGATCGACCTTGGGGCCAAACTCACCAAGGTGCGCGGCGACTGGAACATAGTCGGCATTGGCGGCGGCCGGGCCACAGTCGGGTTCGGCGTGGTTCCCTACGAATGCAACGTCTTCGCCCCCTACTGGGGCACCCGTGGCGAACTCTACGACGTGGTCGCCCTGGCCCGGCGCGGTGTGATCGACATCCACACGGAGGAATACCCCCTCGAACAGGGCGTGGACGTCTACAAGCGCCTCCACGAGGGCAAAGTGATCGGCCGCGCGGTCCTCAAACCCTGA
- a CDS encoding NAD(P)H-quinone dehydrogenase translates to MTNVVIIGGGPGGYEAALVGRQLGGQVTLVERRGLGGSAVLTDVVPSKTLSAVAEVMTRLRGAGSLGLRMADGSSDLAGAIGVDMSKVHQRIRELAKAQSEDIERQLLADGVRVVQGTARCATKSLIIASTEHGDQVLPADVLLIATGARPRELPAATPDGERIFTWAQIYDMDTLPERLIVVGSGVTGAEFASAYRALGVDVTLISSRHQVLPSQDDDAARLIQESFQERGIVIHNDARAVSAERRGDGVVVGLADGRSVEGSHCLMAVGSIPNTTGIGLEDLGVALTASGHVMVDRVSRTSVRGVYAAGDCTDGFALASVAAMQGRIAMWHSLGDAVAPINLKEVASNVFTAPEIATVGATQAEIDSGALNARSVMLPLRGNARAKMKGLSQGFIKIFCLPTTNIIVGGVVVSRWASELIFALSVAVKNKLTVDQFAESFTVYPSLTGSLAEAARRLHGAEAEVILY, encoded by the coding sequence ATGACCAACGTGGTGATCATTGGCGGCGGGCCGGGGGGTTACGAAGCGGCCCTGGTCGGGCGGCAGCTTGGCGGACAGGTCACCCTGGTGGAACGGCGCGGACTGGGCGGTTCGGCCGTGTTGACGGACGTGGTGCCGTCCAAGACCCTCTCGGCGGTGGCCGAGGTCATGACCCGGCTGCGCGGCGCGGGCTCGCTGGGCCTGCGCATGGCCGACGGCTCCAGCGACCTGGCCGGCGCGATCGGGGTCGACATGTCCAAAGTGCACCAGCGCATCCGCGAGTTGGCGAAGGCGCAAAGCGAGGACATCGAGCGGCAGCTGCTGGCCGACGGTGTGCGGGTGGTCCAAGGCACGGCCCGCTGCGCCACCAAGTCGCTGATCATCGCCTCGACGGAGCACGGCGACCAGGTGCTCCCGGCCGACGTGCTGCTCATCGCCACCGGCGCCCGGCCGCGCGAATTGCCGGCGGCCACGCCGGACGGCGAGCGGATCTTCACCTGGGCCCAGATTTACGACATGGACACCCTGCCCGAACGGCTGATCGTGGTGGGCTCCGGCGTCACCGGGGCGGAGTTCGCCTCCGCCTACCGGGCTTTGGGGGTCGACGTGACCCTGATCTCCTCCCGCCACCAGGTGTTGCCCTCCCAGGACGACGATGCCGCCCGGCTGATCCAGGAGTCGTTCCAAGAGCGCGGGATTGTCATCCACAACGACGCGAGGGCGGTCTCGGCCGAACGCCGGGGCGACGGTGTGGTGGTCGGTTTGGCGGACGGACGCAGCGTGGAGGGTTCGCACTGCCTCATGGCGGTGGGCTCCATCCCGAACACCACCGGCATTGGCCTTGAGGACCTGGGCGTGGCCCTGACCGCCTCCGGGCACGTGATGGTGGACCGGGTCTCGCGCACTTCCGTCCGGGGTGTCTACGCCGCCGGGGACTGCACCGACGGTTTCGCTCTGGCCTCCGTGGCGGCCATGCAGGGACGGATCGCCATGTGGCACTCCCTGGGGGACGCGGTCGCGCCGATCAACTTGAAAGAGGTCGCCTCCAACGTCTTCACGGCGCCGGAGATCGCGACGGTGGGCGCCACCCAAGCCGAGATCGACTCCGGCGCCCTCAACGCCCGCTCCGTCATGCTGCCGCTGCGGGGCAACGCGCGAGCCAAAATGAAGGGCCTCAGCCAGGGCTTCATCAAGATCTTCTGCCTGCCAACCACGAACATCATTGTGGGCGGCGTGGTGGTGTCCCGTTGGGCCTCCGAGTTGATCTTCGCCCTCTCGGTGGCGGTCAAGAACAAGCTCACCGTGGACCAGTTCGCCGAGTCGTTCACGGTCTACCCGTCGTTGACGGGCTCGCTCGCCGAGGCCGCCCGCCGCCTCCACGGCGCGGAGGCCGAGGTCATCCTCTACTGA
- the msrB gene encoding peptide-methionine (R)-S-oxide reductase MsrB produces MTKEIFLAGGCFWGVEEYFSRLPGVVGTEVGYANGPTGDPVGYEEVCAGSGHVEALRLTYDPAVAPLRFYLLRLFDVIDPVSVNRQGNDAGPQYRTGVYWTDPADQTAVELELATLQRRHREPIAVESGPLANFTPAEEYHQRYLAKNPGGYCHISPARMAAAGEATDAPDAVEGVPAPSARPSGSAADPARLARLTPIQRAVTQTGATEAPFTGEYDQTFEPGVYVDVTSGVPLFASSQKYDAGCGWPAFARPIPQAVVELEDRSYGRVRTEIRSAGSGAHLGHVFDDGPADLGGLRYCVNSAALEFVPKEQMAARGYAEYLPLVESPRG; encoded by the coding sequence ATGACGAAAGAGATTTTCCTGGCCGGCGGCTGTTTCTGGGGCGTCGAGGAGTACTTCTCCCGCCTGCCCGGCGTGGTGGGGACCGAGGTGGGCTACGCGAACGGTCCCACCGGCGACCCGGTCGGCTATGAGGAGGTGTGCGCCGGGTCGGGCCATGTCGAGGCGCTGCGCCTGACCTACGACCCGGCGGTGGCGCCGCTCCGTTTCTACTTGCTGAGGCTCTTCGACGTGATCGACCCGGTGTCCGTCAACCGCCAGGGCAACGACGCGGGCCCGCAGTACCGCACCGGCGTCTACTGGACCGACCCGGCCGACCAGACCGCGGTCGAACTTGAGTTGGCGACTTTGCAGCGCCGCCACCGCGAGCCGATCGCGGTCGAATCGGGCCCGCTGGCCAACTTCACCCCGGCCGAGGAGTATCACCAGCGTTACCTGGCGAAGAACCCGGGCGGCTATTGCCACATCTCCCCGGCCCGGATGGCGGCGGCCGGCGAGGCAACGGACGCGCCCGATGCCGTGGAGGGCGTCCCAGCCCCGTCCGCGCGCCCCAGCGGCTCGGCTGCCGATCCGGCCCGTTTGGCCCGTCTGACGCCGATCCAGCGCGCCGTCACCCAGACGGGGGCCACGGAGGCCCCGTTCACGGGCGAATACGACCAGACCTTCGAGCCCGGCGTTTACGTGGACGTGACCAGCGGAGTGCCATTGTTCGCGTCGAGCCAGAAGTACGACGCGGGCTGCGGCTGGCCGGCCTTCGCGCGGCCAATCCCTCAAGCTGTGGTGGAGCTTGAGGATCGGTCTTACGGCCGGGTGCGCACCGAAATCCGGTCGGCCGGATCGGGAGCCCACTTGGGCCACGTCTTCGACGACGGCCCGGCGGACCTGGGCGGCCTGCGCTACTGCGTCAACTCGGCCGCCCTGGAGTTTGTGCCCAAGGAGCAGATGGCCGCACGGGGCTACGCCGAATACCTGCCGTTGGTCGAATCCCCGCGGGGCTGA
- a CDS encoding DUF3071 domain-containing protein: protein MNELTFVRADDDRLICADQAGEEFAVAISAELRAAVIGAKRSQAPDAPVQIPEVLRPKDIQTLVRAGTSPAELAEASGLDLEHINRYAAPVLDEREYVARQARRLALRHDPGERTIEDLAFDRVAQQGVDPDLLVWDAVREPGGWVVRLDFEADSGPVRARWQVDLAGRSLTALNDQAHWIGRGDEPDRPIPPLRHLSAVPGSGDDAPDGDLHPEFEDGADDSPVSLLDGLMSHRGLHQPVGFADEARPVDGRADVLELRQPDEPPTEVWPDDPDADPFEDQNRFNETEPTFWGARGGAEGGTLFEQAPVESRPYVEPFLPMEDEGASEPEPEPERPPTRSSRSQAKRSSVPSWDEIVFGSARTDQE, encoded by the coding sequence ATGAACGAGTTGACGTTTGTGCGGGCCGATGACGACCGGCTGATCTGCGCCGATCAGGCCGGGGAGGAATTCGCCGTCGCCATCAGCGCCGAATTGCGGGCCGCCGTCATCGGGGCGAAGCGCTCTCAGGCCCCGGACGCGCCGGTGCAGATTCCGGAGGTGCTGCGGCCCAAGGACATCCAGACCCTGGTCCGCGCCGGCACCAGCCCCGCCGAGTTGGCCGAGGCGTCAGGCCTTGACCTGGAGCACATCAACCGTTACGCCGCGCCCGTGCTGGACGAACGCGAGTATGTGGCGCGCCAGGCCCGCCGCCTCGCCCTGCGGCATGACCCGGGCGAGCGGACCATTGAAGATCTGGCGTTTGACCGGGTCGCCCAGCAGGGCGTAGACCCGGACCTACTGGTCTGGGACGCCGTGCGGGAGCCGGGCGGGTGGGTGGTGCGCCTCGACTTCGAAGCCGATTCGGGACCGGTCCGCGCCCGTTGGCAAGTCGACCTGGCGGGCCGTTCGCTGACGGCCTTGAACGACCAGGCCCATTGGATCGGCCGGGGCGACGAGCCGGACCGGCCTATTCCCCCGCTGCGGCATTTGAGCGCCGTTCCGGGGAGCGGCGATGACGCCCCGGACGGCGACCTCCACCCGGAGTTCGAGGACGGGGCCGACGACTCGCCGGTGTCGCTGCTCGACGGCTTGATGAGTCATCGCGGCCTGCACCAGCCGGTCGGATTCGCGGACGAGGCCCGGCCGGTGGACGGCCGGGCCGACGTGCTGGAGCTGCGTCAGCCGGACGAGCCACCCACGGAGGTCTGGCCGGACGATCCGGACGCCGACCCGTTCGAGGACCAGAACCGGTTCAACGAGACGGAGCCGACCTTCTGGGGCGCGCGTGGCGGCGCTGAGGGCGGCACGTTGTTCGAGCAGGCCCCGGTCGAGTCCAGGCCCTATGTCGAGCCGTTCCTGCCAATGGAGGACGAGGGCGCGTCGGAACCAGAGCCGGAGCCCGAGCGCCCGCCGACGCGCAGCTCCCGCTCGCAGGCCAAGCGCTCCTCGGTGCCCAGTTGGGACGAGATCGTCTTCGGGTCGGCTCGCACCGACCAGGAGTAG
- a CDS encoding DUF4193 domain-containing protein: MATDYDAPRKNDEDLGQDSLEELKARRAEKSAAVVDEDEADAAEGFELPGADLSNEELSVRVLPKQADEFMCSSCFLVHHISQLSSTDQDGSLICLECAT, translated from the coding sequence ATGGCTACCGATTACGACGCCCCCCGAAAGAACGACGAGGATCTGGGCCAGGACTCCCTGGAGGAGTTGAAGGCCCGCCGCGCGGAGAAATCCGCGGCCGTGGTCGACGAGGACGAAGCCGATGCCGCCGAAGGCTTCGAACTCCCCGGAGCCGACTTGTCCAACGAAGAGCTGTCGGTCCGGGTCCTGCCCAAACAAGCCGACGAGTTCATGTGCTCCTCCTGCTTCCTGGTGCACCACATCTCCCAGCTGTCGTCAACCGACCAGGACGGCAGTCTGATTTGCCTGGAATGCGCCACCTGA